cagtacacatacattcatgtatgtatatatatatgtacatacattatgtatgtatatacacatatatgtatatatacatgcatatatatgtatgtatgtatgtatatgttcagCATACATAAAGAAACAGCATTAATACACTATAATAAATATTTAGGTCCACAGTTATACACTAACATCAGCATTGTACAGGATTAATTAATCATATCCCCAATGATGATTATTCTCTCAACCAACTTAATGCCTGTCACCCTCCCCAAAGCCATGAACTTGAGAAGACAAAAAATTGCATTGCATAGcaggaaaacaacacaataatTGCTCCTTACAAGTTACTCATGTAAAGTACATCTTTAGTAAGACCTCAAGGGCCTtctgtttttaaaaattgtaaacattttcaaaaattaaaaatacttaaCGACTATCTAAGTGGAATGTAATGTAATGTTTTTAGTGCATTGTATACATTATTTTCAATGTACAGGCAATGTTGGCTTTTTCAAGGCACTTAACTTATAACTGTGATTGCGTGTTAGCACTTTTCCATGTAAATATTGGATTGGTCCATTAAATAATAAGGCACAAACAAAGGATGGGCCCAGGTAACACCAAGAATGACTTCAAGGCACAAGCTTAGGACTCTGAAGAGAATCAaagtgcagtaaaaaaaaaaaagaaaaggtgaaaatCACTGTGCGTGGTTTTAGCACATTTAGATGAGGAGATCAGCTGTTTGTATTCTCAGCATTGGATGTAGTTGCCTCCTTTACACCTGTCCAACAAAGCAATAAAAGTACATTTACTTGGCTGACCTAAATATTACAGAAGCTAACAGTGACACTTTATTATGTAAAAGCACTGTACGTGCAGGAACGTTCCAAAAGGACCGAATGTAAATAATCTAACCGTTGTCTTGGTCCTCGCCCTCTTTTCCTTTTTCGTCTTGGGCCTTGACGGGCTGCTGGTTCTGGTTCTTGCTGCTGCTCGCTTCTGCCGAAGGAGCTCCAGCGCTGTCCGACTTCCTGAGAGTGCTGTGTCGCCTCTTAGAAGGGGACGTCTTCACTAGAAATACAAGATGAAAACGTGTTAGGCAGCCCAGAAAGCGCGGCGAGGTATGTTAAATCTAATCCTTACATTGGACTTTCTTGAAGACGGTGTTGCACATAAACTTTTGAAATCGTTCCGCATAGAAACCTGGTCTGTGCACTGACACCGTGTCCTGAACGAgtgataataataaattattgtatttattagatTTAAGGCAAACACTTATAGATGCACCATACCCCATCTTGAACCAGAGATTTCCACGTGTGCTCCAGCATCTTGATGAATCTGAGGAACAAAAACGTAGACCTATTATTGCAGAACACGTCTTATAGATGCAACTTTTGGCGTTCAAATGTTGGAAAAAATATGACCAAAAATTCTGTAGTTGTGCCACAAATGAATTTTGTTGCTATCTGTTCGCCCTCGCTCATAAACACATTAAAGGGGCTGTCTGTGAAGCCAGCTTGTCGTTACAACTCTGTACAGTAGATGACATCCCAACTCTGCTCCTTAACACACCTCATATGCaattggtctgccagagaatgaaATACTTAGCAGCAGGGATAATTGTTGCCAGCTTAGCAACTTTGTCGCTATATTTAGCAAGTAATCAGACCCATCTACATACACTCGTGACTTTTTCCGCTGTTATTGGACACTTTTGGAGACCTTTTACAAGAGAAGGGTATCATTTACataatctttttatttttatggaaGTTTGTGACATTCAAATTTACCAGACTAGTAATCTAAACACATTAATTATACaacttgaaaagaaaaaaaaaatactgcagtAATACGAAATAtacaaaagtgcaaaaaaaaaaggaattttgtgACGTAATAGTAAGGTTTGTAATCACCGGAGTTTATGAAAGCACCCTCGCTTGCTGTAACTGTCATTGACGCATAATGAGGAAGTGCTGCGTTGTTGTGGCTATTGGCCAGCCTCGCGCCATGGAGCTAGTGGTGTTATGAGGAGTTGCTGTtggcgtgttaaagttgtttttaaaatgagaaaaacTAGTATATGACTTTGGAGGTTCATGATAATTCAGGACAATAAAGCCATAATCGATTTTGATTGTCGAGATAATCGATTCTCAAGAACGTGCATGCAAATTCCGAATCTTGTGACTGTGAAACAGATGAGGAGTTATTGAGTGAAAAAAGAGTTTGAGATTCAACCATGGTCACTTTCTTTTATTTGACACAGCGCTAGCatgcctaatcaataatcaaatcaaatcaacttcatttataaagcacatttaaaatttaccacagtggtagccaaagtgctgtacaatgggcaggttaaaagataatacgaggaccgagcaaacaacacaacacaaacagaacatgataaaaaataaataaataaaacataaaaacaggttcacagcaggtgtataatggggcgccattgcaggatggatatcactcagtgttaaaagtcaaggaataaaactatgtttttaagagagatttaaaaacaggaagagaggaggcttgtctaacactcagaggtaggtcgttccagagcttgggagcagcagtgcCGAAAGCTCTGTCACtactaagcttcagccttgtgtcagggaccgtcagtagcagctgatcggctgatcttagggatcgggtggggcagtaaggctgaaggaggtcggagagatatgttggcgcgaggttgtttagacatttaaaaacaaatagaaggagtttaaaattgattcggtaacgctcagggagccagtgaagggacgctaatataggggtgatgtgctcacgtctgcgggtctgtgttggcagacgagcagcagagttctggacgagctgcaggcgggcgagggaggcctggctaatgcctacatactgGGCATTggagtagtctaaacgattcgagataaaggcgtgaattaatttctcgagatcatgtcctgacagaagcggtttcactttcgctatttggcgtaattgataaaagcttttttgaacgacgctgctgaacTCAACAAAAAAGTAAATCCCAAGAGTTCTACATTCATATAACCGCGGACGGAGTCacataattggccaataaaacagAATCCACTAAATAAAATCAGGCATATTGACATAAGTGTAAGGGAAATTTTGTCATTGtgaggaaaataaacatttgtttgGAAAAATAATGTATCCGTTAGCGTTCATTTATCCCCGACAGGCTGAACCGCCCTGTCCTAAACTAAACAATGTCGAGACGGCCTCAGGTGAGTTGCCATTTTACTCGTAAATCTAAGAACAGCTTAGCACACTTACCCCCTTCAAAACAATAGCGCGTTGCGCCACATCCgctctgactgcgctaacaaaataaaggtttcaaaaaaagTACAGAACACAAGCATAAGTAAAGCACTTAATACATTTACACAATCATTATGCTTTGACTTAAAATACTGGGAAAAtttgtccaaagatttattgcacctagggctgggcgatatggccttttattaatatctcgatatttttgggccatgtcacgatacacgatatatatcgcaatattttgccttggccttgaattaacacttgatgcatataatcacagcagtatgatgatgctatgtgtctacattaaaacattcttgttgatACTGCATTAAttcatgctaattttaaactttcatgcagagagggaaatcccaactaagacAATTTAGCAAAAtcatatttattaaacagttattaagcagttgtacaaacatacatgtcatttccaaaacagaaagtgcaagattgtcagagacattttaaaacaagctattagtgcacttttgtgcatgatgtcactacgatgacatatcaaaacaacactaaattaaagtgcactttttgcacagaatgataaataaatgataaatgggttgtacttgtatagcgcttttctaccttcaaggtactcaaagcgctttgacactacttccacatttacccattcacacacacattcacacactgatggagggagctgccatgcaaggcgccaaccagcacccatcaggagcaagggtgaagtgtcttgctcaggacacaacggacgtgacgaggttagtactaggtgggaattgaaccagggacgctcgggttgcgcacggccactctcccactgcgccacgccgtcccagaatgccactgcaatagttaaaaacaaataaagtgcacttttgtgcatgatgtcccacaagatatttaaaatctgtcaaataaaaatgagctgcataataggatatcaaacagtatatatatatatgtccttcgttctgtggtaggttcctgcggacattatctccttccgttgttgattttttttttcatacggtgttgatctggaaatggttgtttTGGCATTTtccgggtgtggcaccgaacggagatgttgacatgcagtttcaagcacccTTCATTCTctggcgggtgacttttcaaatgatgctacaaattagcagtgctgcttctttttgtagcaacgcttttgccgcattattttttcaacatatttCCGCTAGAAGCCAAACCAcggccagacgatgcaccccgtgcttcttttcttgggaattaattattcctccatttgttaccagattggcaccttctctctctttgacgtattaccactcgcaacgcaccgttagtaTCACAGCTTATGTTACCCAAGTAGCTACCTCTCTCTCTGCTCGGGTAGGgcatgtgacgttgcacgcgtgacgtatgtaagaaggtgcgcttgtttatgtctctctgagaaggagagacaagaaagagtgagaaacgcatgcagtttaatgcccgcagctaaaagcaactgtgtgagtacgtatacttgaatatcacgctACAGTAATTTTCTAtaacgcacagagacaaacctgcgatatatcgactgtatcgatatatcgcccagctatAATTGCACCAATATATGTGAGAATGTTTGCATTTaattaataaacattttattaaattcTATTTAAAACAAAAAGCACACATTCAATGGTAGTAAAATAAGTGGTAAAGGTTTAAAGGTAAAAGGTAAAATactgaattaaaatcaatttaaaaagaattttgtttttaatattgctattgttttataaatcaaatattattGCTATAATTAATAGTTTACTTGTGgtttattcccgggcgtggccaccgctgctgctcacttctccccttacctcccagggggtgatcaaaggtgatgggtcaaatgcaaagaataatttcgccacatgtgacaatcattggtactttaactttaaattttgaTTATCCAGGTTTTTTTAGAACTATATTTAAATTTgtgttttggtggtacaataaatactctTGTTTTCAAATAATGAATGATTGTGTAAttaatcatgatttcaatatcaatcaaaataattgtgattattatttttgccttAATAAATCAGCCCGAGATAATGATGACTAATCAAACATAGGAGAAAGTGAAAGTGGTACTCGCCTGTAAGACTGCAGAATGTCAATAATGCCAATGTAGACCAGCAGTCTTTCGCCTTTGCAGTTCCGTGCTGGTATCCCTCCCGTGCTAATTTTAGTAATAAGAAGTGTTTTAGTCTGATGTATTTTCTTTTTGACATTAAAGACATCCTCACGTGTCATCACTGTTTGTCGAACCCGCACTTCTTCCTTCCGCCTGAATGGCCTCCATGGGCGTGTTGTACAGGACCTTCTGCTTGTGCGGCTTCTTTCTCGGAGCAGTTGCCGACTCCCCTTGTGTCGGCGGCTCTCGGTTGGCCCGATCGATGACGTGAATGCCGACCAGGAGGCTGTAGTCCATGATCTTAAAGCTCTGCAGGACCTAACAAAGACATGACAAGATAAATGAGCACACCAGGAAATTGCCAGTGTTTGATGTTTGTTGGTCTCTCACGAGGCAGTCCCTCTGGACAGTTTTGCAGAAAGCGTTGTACATGTCGGCGTCCAGCATCATGCCTTCAGACATGTCCTGCAAGAAGTCCAGGTCCTTGTAGGTAGGCAAGGCTTTGGCTCGCTCCTTTGAGGAGGCGCGGCGGTTATACGTGGAGCCCTTTAGGTCGAACTTGAGGTGCAGCTGGACGGAGGAGGGCAACAGGTTGTTCATGACCGCGATGCGGATGTTTGAACC
The window above is part of the Nerophis ophidion isolate RoL-2023_Sa linkage group LG04, RoL_Noph_v1.0, whole genome shotgun sequence genome. Proteins encoded here:
- the LOC133551119 gene encoding phosphatidylinositol 4-phosphate 5-kinase type-1 alpha-like, which translates into the protein MATAAAAEEPQGLQTHHGNSTESGKETAVGSLAPVVKKTIGHRGVDQTGETVYKKTPSWALQGSIQLGITHTVCSLAQKPERDVLLQDFEEVETIYFPGEGSSHTPAHHYGDFTFKTYAPMAFRYFREMFCIQPDDYMCSLCSEDLIELSNSGASGSLFYLSNDDQFIIKTVQRKEAEFLQKLLPGYFMNLNQNRRTLLPKFYGLYCIQARGSNIRIAVMNNLLPSSVQLHLKFDLKGSTYNRRASSKERAKALPTYKDLDFLQDMSEGMMLDADMYNAFCKTVQRDCLVLQSFKIMDYSLLVGIHVIDRANREPPTQGESATAPRKKPHKQKVLYNTPMEAIQAEGRSAGSTNSDDTTGGIPARNCKGERLLVYIGIIDILQSYRFIKMLEHTWKSLVQDGDTVSVHRPGFYAERFQKFMCNTVFKKVQLKTSPSKRRHSTLRKSDSAGAPSAEASSSKNQNQQPVKAQDEKGKEGEDQDNGVKEATTSNAENTNS